A genome region from Streptomyces antimycoticus includes the following:
- a CDS encoding 4Fe-4S dicluster domain-containing protein: MVSASALPSAEGAVIGPDGLTALVDVLRARGYTVVGPTVRDGAIVLRELESAAQLPYGWGVDLEAGQYRLRSRTDGAAFANAAGPQSWKTFLHPARVRQWTAERAGGELVTEADDTAPPRFAFLGVRSCDLRAIAVQDRILTGGPHSDPVYRGRRSGAFLVAVECTEPGGTCFCVSMGTGPAVGPGYDLVLTELVDDDGHRFWIRGGSAEGAEILAELPGEPASEAVCRAAAGAVSSAAERMGRAMPDTDMRRLMAETLEAPRWDDVASRCLTCGNCTMVCPTCFCTTTEDVTDLTGDHAERWRVWDVCFDLDFSYLPGGPVRASPRSRYRQWLTHKLGTWYDQFGSSGCVGCGRCIVWCPVAIDITEEAAALYDWTRRAEDESR; this comes from the coding sequence GTGGTGAGTGCGTCGGCGCTTCCTTCGGCCGAGGGGGCCGTGATCGGCCCGGACGGGTTGACCGCTCTGGTCGATGTTCTGCGGGCACGCGGTTACACGGTGGTCGGGCCCACTGTGCGGGACGGTGCCATTGTCCTGCGGGAGCTGGAATCCGCCGCTCAGCTGCCGTACGGGTGGGGTGTGGACCTTGAGGCCGGGCAGTACCGGCTGCGGTCGCGTACGGATGGCGCGGCATTCGCCAACGCGGCCGGTCCGCAGTCGTGGAAGACGTTTCTGCACCCCGCCCGGGTCCGCCAGTGGACGGCCGAACGCGCGGGCGGGGAGTTGGTCACCGAGGCGGACGACACCGCGCCTCCCCGTTTCGCGTTCCTCGGTGTCCGCTCCTGCGATCTGCGGGCCATCGCCGTCCAGGACCGGATCCTCACCGGCGGGCCGCACTCCGACCCGGTCTATCGGGGCAGGAGGTCCGGGGCGTTTCTGGTGGCGGTGGAGTGCACCGAGCCCGGTGGGACCTGCTTCTGCGTCTCGATGGGCACCGGTCCCGCCGTCGGGCCCGGGTACGACCTGGTCCTCACCGAGCTGGTCGATGACGATGGGCACCGGTTCTGGATCCGAGGCGGCAGCGCGGAGGGTGCCGAGATCCTGGCGGAGCTACCGGGCGAACCGGCCTCGGAGGCCGTCTGCCGGGCCGCCGCGGGCGCCGTCTCGTCCGCCGCCGAGCGGATGGGCCGGGCGATGCCGGACACCGACATGCGGCGGCTGATGGCGGAAACGCTGGAGGCCCCCCGCTGGGACGACGTCGCCTCCCGCTGCCTGACCTGCGGCAACTGCACCATGGTGTGCCCCACCTGCTTCTGCACCACCACTGAGGACGTCACCGACCTGACCGGGGACCACGCCGAGCGCTGGCGGGTCTGGGACGTCTGCTTCGACCTGGACTTCTCCTATCTTCCGGGCGGCCCCGTCCGCGCCTCGCCGCGCAGCCGCTACCGGCAGTGGCTCACCCACAAACTGGGCACCTGGTACGACCAGTTCGGATCGTCGGGGTGTGTGGGATGCGGTCGGTGCATCGTCTGGTGTCCGGTCGCCATCGACATCACCGAGGAGGCCGCGGCCCTGTACGACTGGACCCGGCGTGCGGAGGACGAGTCACGATGA
- a CDS encoding oxidoreductase codes for MEPDPRPSLAVWKFASCDGCQLTLLDCEDELLPLTDRVRITHFLEMSSAEDSREPATLAGTGPYDLSLVDGSITTAEDVRRVHHIRRISRRLVTIGACATAGGIQALRNFADVEEFRAAVYADPEYIATLDTSTPISAHVPVDFELRGCPIDRGQLLEVITAFLAGRKPNISSHSVCFQCKRRGTTCITVAQGIPCLGPVTHAGCGALCPAYGRGCYGCFGPMAQPNLEAMVRELRHDGMTERDIVRVFRTFNAASPEYGPVPELATQQAPEPPAEEEPR; via the coding sequence ATGGAACCCGATCCCCGCCCCTCCCTCGCCGTGTGGAAGTTCGCCTCGTGCGACGGCTGCCAGCTGACCCTGCTCGACTGCGAGGACGAACTGCTCCCGCTCACCGACCGGGTGCGCATCACGCACTTCCTGGAGATGTCCAGTGCGGAGGACTCCAGAGAGCCGGCCACCCTCGCGGGGACCGGACCGTACGACCTCTCCCTGGTGGACGGGTCCATCACCACCGCCGAGGACGTCCGGCGCGTCCACCACATCCGGCGGATCTCCCGTCGCCTGGTCACCATCGGCGCCTGCGCCACCGCAGGCGGCATCCAGGCGCTGCGCAACTTCGCGGACGTCGAGGAATTCCGGGCCGCGGTCTACGCCGACCCGGAGTACATCGCCACCCTGGACACTTCCACGCCCATCTCGGCGCATGTACCAGTCGACTTCGAACTGCGCGGCTGTCCCATCGACCGCGGCCAGCTGCTGGAGGTGATCACGGCCTTTCTGGCCGGGCGCAAGCCGAACATCTCCAGCCACAGCGTCTGCTTCCAGTGCAAGCGGCGCGGCACGACCTGCATCACCGTCGCCCAGGGCATCCCCTGCCTGGGGCCGGTCACCCACGCCGGGTGCGGCGCCCTCTGCCCCGCCTACGGGCGCGGCTGCTACGGCTGCTTCGGGCCGATGGCCCAGCCCAACCTGGAGGCCATGGTGCGCGAGCTGCGGCACGACGGCATGACCGAGCGGGACATCGTGCGGGTCTTCCGCACCTTCAACGCGGCCTCGCCCGAATACGGCCCGGTGCCCGAGCTCGCGACCCAGCAGGCCCCCGAGCCCCCGGCGGAAGAAGAGCCCCGATGA
- a CDS encoding cyclic nucleotide-binding domain-containing protein produces the protein MTGGPLLLDTLPQVQRDRLFTLADERDFRAGSALFDEGGVADRFWLIRSGEVALDVYVPGRRAQVVETLGPRQQLGWSWIFPPYRWHLGARALGPVRTWEFPAAEVRELCMADTELGYELMLRCAALIADRLQATRLRLLDLYTPHGSVPS, from the coding sequence ATGACCGGGGGGCCACTGTTGCTGGACACCCTTCCGCAGGTGCAGCGCGACCGGCTGTTCACGCTCGCCGACGAGCGGGACTTCCGCGCCGGCAGTGCCCTGTTCGACGAGGGCGGCGTCGCCGACCGGTTCTGGCTGATCCGTTCCGGCGAGGTCGCCCTGGATGTGTACGTTCCCGGGCGTCGGGCCCAGGTGGTGGAGACCCTCGGACCGCGGCAGCAGCTCGGCTGGTCGTGGATCTTCCCTCCGTACCGCTGGCATCTGGGCGCCCGGGCGTTGGGGCCCGTGCGGACCTGGGAGTTTCCCGCGGCCGAGGTGCGTGAGCTGTGCATGGCCGACACGGAGCTGGGATACGAGCTGATGCTGCGGTGCGCGGCGCTGATCGCCGACCGGCTCCAGGCCACCCGATTGCGGTTGCTCGACCTGTACACGCCGCACGGAAGCGTCCCGTCGTGA
- a CDS encoding NAD(P)H-dependent flavin oxidoreductase — translation MALSTELTELLGLRHPIVLAPMGGAAGGALAAAVSRAGGLGLVGGAYGDRAWLERELPIVAEGTDQPWGVGFLNWAIEGGAVEQALEFHPAAVMLSFGDPSPFADRIRRSGAVLIVQVTDLDEAERALDVGADVIVAQGTESGGHGARRGRSTLPFVPLVVDLAAPVPVLAAGGIADGRGVAAALALGAAGALLGTRFQATTEALVDRSVSEALVEGRGQDTERNSVLDIARGASWPLEKYSARTLGHPYLDRWRGREAELAGDSRARQDYQDDVARGVIPPLPVWAGEGVDLITDVPSAADLVTELAAQAEDALLRAGRLRPNDRS, via the coding sequence ATGGCGTTGTCGACGGAGTTGACGGAGTTGTTGGGCCTGCGGCACCCGATCGTGCTGGCACCGATGGGCGGTGCGGCCGGGGGCGCGCTGGCCGCGGCCGTCTCGCGGGCGGGCGGGCTCGGTCTGGTGGGGGGTGCCTACGGGGACCGGGCTTGGCTGGAGCGGGAGCTGCCGATCGTGGCGGAGGGCACCGACCAGCCGTGGGGCGTCGGGTTTCTCAACTGGGCCATCGAGGGTGGCGCGGTGGAGCAGGCGCTGGAGTTCCATCCCGCGGCGGTGATGTTGTCCTTCGGAGACCCGAGCCCGTTCGCCGACCGGATCCGCCGGTCGGGCGCGGTTCTGATCGTTCAGGTCACCGATCTGGACGAGGCCGAGCGGGCCCTGGACGTGGGCGCTGACGTCATCGTGGCGCAGGGAACCGAGAGCGGTGGCCACGGGGCTCGTCGCGGGCGGTCCACGCTGCCGTTCGTGCCGCTCGTGGTGGACCTCGCGGCACCGGTACCGGTCCTGGCGGCCGGCGGTATCGCCGACGGCCGCGGCGTCGCCGCGGCCCTGGCCCTGGGCGCCGCCGGCGCTCTCCTCGGCACCCGCTTCCAGGCCACGACCGAAGCCCTGGTCGACCGCTCCGTCAGCGAGGCCCTTGTCGAAGGACGCGGCCAGGACACCGAACGCAACAGCGTGCTGGACATCGCTCGTGGCGCGAGCTGGCCGCTCGAGAAGTACAGCGCCCGTACGCTCGGCCACCCCTATCTCGACCGCTGGCGCGGCCGGGAGGCCGAGCTGGCCGGCGACTCCCGGGCGCGTCAGGACTACCAGGACGACGTGGCACGAGGGGTGATTCCGCCCCTGCCCGTCTGGGCGGGCGAGGGCGTCGACCTCATCACCGATGTGCCGTCCGCGGCCGACCTCGTCACCGAGCTGGCGGCCCAGGCCGAAGATGCACTGCTCCGGGCCGGAAGGCTCCGGCCGAACGACCGCTCTTGA
- a CDS encoding sensor histidine kinase has translation MQRGSDGVALAKAGAVAAALWIVGMASRTGFEYWAAHGGSTTVAQFSRDNLITGSAAWTVTKPLTCMAFCLSVAGFGLALGVLQPGSMSVLPPSAAVLTAFLVLRRRQAALLGGALVAGLIAAAVAGADGGVANLAGQLLFCVVLALMAISMRQAGDNEERAELLLAQLEDAREAEAEAAAPAERTRIAQDPHDVLAQTLSGLAVHRYRPRGGWPGAIRPATICGGCSTGPAHSSRRGWATHAGPVSALRGERTPSLERLTELVERYRVDLELDVRLSVVGAPRALPADADLTLYRGAQEALTNAARSARGARTTVTLRYEPNATVLTIEDRWPAPGPVPSPLVVGSGLGLTGMRERLREVGGSADAGPTQDGWKVRMEVPA, from the coding sequence GTGCAGCGCGGCTCGGACGGAGTCGCCCTGGCCAAGGCCGGAGCGGTCGCCGCGGCCCTGTGGATCGTGGGTATGGCCTCGCGCACCGGATTCGAGTACTGGGCGGCCCACGGCGGCTCCACGACGGTCGCACAGTTCAGCCGCGACAACCTGATCACCGGTTCCGCGGCGTGGACGGTCACGAAGCCCCTCACCTGCATGGCGTTCTGCCTGTCGGTCGCCGGGTTCGGGCTCGCGCTCGGCGTCCTCCAGCCCGGTTCGATGTCCGTCCTGCCGCCGTCGGCGGCCGTGCTGACCGCCTTCCTCGTGCTGCGGCGACGGCAGGCCGCACTGCTCGGCGGCGCCCTCGTGGCAGGTCTGATCGCCGCCGCGGTCGCCGGTGCGGACGGCGGCGTGGCCAACCTGGCCGGCCAGCTGCTGTTCTGCGTGGTCCTCGCCCTGATGGCGATCAGCATGCGGCAGGCAGGCGACAACGAGGAGCGCGCGGAGTTGCTGCTCGCCCAGCTCGAGGACGCCCGGGAGGCGGAGGCCGAGGCCGCCGCGCCGGCCGAGCGCACCCGCATCGCCCAGGACCCGCACGACGTACTCGCCCAGACCCTGTCCGGGCTCGCCGTCCACAGGTACAGGCCGCGCGGCGGATGGCCCGGCGCGATCAGGCCGGCGACGATCTGCGGGGGCTGCTCGACCGGGCCGGCACACTCGTCAAGGAGGGGCTGGGCGACGCACGCTGGGCCCGTGAGCGCCCTGCGCGGAGAGCGAACGCCCTCGCTGGAGCGTCTGACGGAGCTGGTCGAGCGCTACCGCGTGGACCTGGAGCTCGATGTGAGGCTGTCCGTCGTCGGGGCGCCTCGCGCCCTGCCCGCCGACGCGGATCTCACCCTGTATCGCGGCGCACAGGAGGCGCTGACCAACGCGGCCCGCTCCGCACGCGGCGCCCGCACCACCGTGACCCTCCGCTACGAACCGAATGCCACCGTCTTGACGATCGAGGACCGGTGGCCCGCACCGGGCCCGGTCCCCTCGCCCCTGGTCGTGGGCTCCGGCCTGGGCCTGACCGGCATGCGGGAGCGGTTGCGCGAAGTCGGCGGAAGCGCCGACGCGGGGCCGACCCAGGACGGCTGGAAGGTACGGATGGAGGTCCCGGCATGA
- a CDS encoding glycoside hydrolase family 97 protein has protein sequence MVSRPDRRTVLGATAGAALTGAFSAPATTSFAETPGHVTVHSPHGRLRVTVLTANGSLRYQVVRDGRVLVAPSGLGLDLAGRPSLTGGLVVESVRRRTIKESWRPVWGPDALVRNHARECVVRSVQSASGIRLDLVIRVFDDGVGFRYHLPAQTGLDTYTVTAERTEFALPPTATSWSLKAGTDWRADEQHYRRAPLSDVDTAQTPLTLATTDGQYVVVHEAALIDYPSMTLAAETSRPGTFTSELISLPDGTKARLSGEFSTPWRTLTIGDRPGDLAESHLIENLNEPCALADTSWISPGTYVGVWWELQRRHTTWTAGPRHGATTERVKQYIDFAREAGASSVLAEGWNTNAGGQWTGQDFLTPQPDFDLPEVLRYARANGIGFTAHNETRGFVDYYEQHLDTIFARYAELGIHSVKTGYATRFELGGVNRSHFDQEAVHHYQRVVATAARYKIMVIAHEAIKPTGLARTYPNMMTGEGVAGMEQQNYMGKLGNPPEQATILPFTRFMGGPADYTPGVLNVTWDPAGLGTRVQTTSATQLALYSLFFSPLQMLADTPENYRSHPGSAYLKDIPATWDETRFLDCVIGDYTVAARRTGHTWYLGAITDEQDRTLRVPLRFLGPGRYRAEIYRDAADTSWHDNPLPIDVQTTTVRSSTVLTLRLVAGGGTAIRFRPARH, from the coding sequence GTGGTCAGCAGGCCAGACCGTCGTACGGTTCTTGGCGCCACCGCCGGCGCCGCACTCACCGGGGCGTTCAGCGCCCCCGCCACCACCTCGTTCGCCGAGACGCCCGGCCATGTCACGGTCCACTCGCCCCATGGCCGGTTGCGGGTCACCGTTCTCACGGCGAACGGGTCTCTCCGGTATCAGGTCGTGCGTGACGGCCGGGTCCTGGTCGCGCCCTCCGGGCTCGGGCTCGACCTGGCCGGCCGGCCATCGCTCACCGGCGGCCTGGTGGTGGAATCCGTCAGGCGCAGAACAATCAAGGAGTCATGGCGTCCGGTGTGGGGCCCCGACGCGCTCGTCCGCAACCATGCCAGGGAGTGCGTGGTGCGGTCCGTGCAGTCGGCGAGTGGGATACGGCTGGACCTGGTCATCCGGGTCTTCGACGACGGCGTCGGCTTCCGCTACCACCTGCCGGCGCAGACCGGGCTCGACACCTACACGGTCACCGCCGAGCGCACGGAGTTCGCACTGCCGCCGACGGCCACGAGCTGGTCGCTGAAGGCGGGCACCGACTGGAGAGCCGACGAACAGCATTACCGGCGGGCCCCACTGTCCGACGTGGACACCGCGCAGACCCCGCTGACGTTGGCCACGACGGATGGTCAGTACGTCGTCGTGCACGAGGCGGCGCTGATCGACTATCCGAGTATGACCCTCGCCGCCGAGACCAGCCGGCCGGGTACGTTCACCAGTGAACTGATCAGCCTTCCCGACGGCACGAAGGCCCGGCTGTCGGGCGAGTTCTCCACCCCGTGGCGCACGCTGACCATCGGCGACCGTCCCGGTGATCTCGCCGAATCGCACCTGATCGAGAACCTGAACGAGCCGTGTGCGCTCGCCGATACGTCATGGATCTCGCCCGGCACATACGTCGGCGTGTGGTGGGAACTGCAGCGGCGCCACACGACCTGGACCGCGGGGCCACGCCATGGGGCGACGACCGAACGTGTCAAGCAGTACATCGACTTCGCCAGGGAGGCGGGCGCGAGCAGTGTTCTCGCCGAGGGCTGGAACACCAACGCCGGCGGCCAGTGGACCGGCCAGGACTTCCTGACGCCACAGCCGGACTTCGATCTGCCCGAGGTGCTGCGCTACGCACGGGCCAATGGCATCGGGTTCACCGCTCACAACGAGACCCGCGGTTTCGTCGACTACTACGAGCAGCACCTGGACACGATCTTCGCGCGGTACGCCGAGCTCGGCATCCACTCGGTCAAGACCGGCTATGCCACCAGGTTCGAGCTGGGCGGGGTGAACCGCAGCCACTTCGACCAGGAAGCCGTGCACCACTATCAGCGGGTCGTCGCCACCGCGGCCCGCTACAAGATCATGGTCATCGCTCACGAGGCCATCAAGCCGACCGGACTGGCACGCACGTACCCGAACATGATGACCGGTGAGGGGGTGGCCGGGATGGAGCAGCAGAACTACATGGGGAAGCTCGGGAATCCGCCGGAGCAGGCCACCATCCTGCCGTTCACCCGGTTCATGGGCGGGCCGGCCGACTACACCCCGGGCGTGCTCAACGTGACCTGGGACCCGGCCGGGCTCGGTACCCGCGTGCAGACCACATCGGCCACTCAACTCGCCCTGTACTCACTGTTCTTCAGCCCGCTACAGATGCTGGCCGACACCCCGGAGAACTACCGCTCCCACCCGGGTTCCGCCTATCTGAAGGACATCCCGGCCACCTGGGACGAGACCCGGTTCCTGGACTGCGTGATCGGCGACTACACGGTCGCCGCCCGCCGCACGGGCCACACCTGGTACCTCGGCGCGATCACCGACGAGCAGGACCGGACCCTGCGGGTGCCGCTGCGGTTCCTGGGACCGGGTCGGTACCGAGCCGAGATCTACCGCGATGCCGCCGACACGAGCTGGCACGACAACCCGCTCCCGATCGATGTCCAGACCACAACGGTGCGATCGTCCACGGTGCTCACCCTGCGACTCGTCGCCGGCGGCGGCACCGCGATCCGGTTCCGCCCCGCGCGGCATTAG
- a CDS encoding FAD/NAD(P)-binding protein codes for MTTVPVPYRVTAVSAETADCVSLEVAPVGRALPEFSPGRFAMVYAFGVGEVPISVSATGDGHRLVHTVRAIGAVTGALCRLRAGDAIGLRGPYGTGWDLDAAAGLDVLVVAGGIGLAPLRPVVRRLLDHPGHYGRLNVLIGARTPEDLLYGEELEHWRRASSQVEVTVDRPGPGWRGSVGVVTTLLDRVDWRPDRTAALLCGPEVMIRHTARALLTRGLPARRIQVSLERNMRCGTGHCGHCQLGPLLLCRDGPVVGYDRARPLLAVREL; via the coding sequence GTGACCACCGTGCCCGTGCCGTACCGGGTGACCGCCGTTTCGGCGGAGACCGCGGACTGTGTGTCGCTGGAGGTGGCACCGGTGGGGCGGGCGCTGCCGGAGTTCTCGCCGGGCCGGTTCGCCATGGTGTACGCCTTCGGCGTCGGGGAGGTGCCGATCTCGGTCAGCGCGACCGGTGACGGCCACCGTCTGGTGCACACCGTGCGCGCGATCGGCGCGGTCACCGGTGCGCTGTGCCGGCTCAGGGCCGGGGACGCGATCGGCCTGCGGGGCCCCTACGGCACCGGCTGGGACCTCGACGCGGCGGCCGGCTTGGACGTCCTGGTGGTCGCCGGCGGCATCGGACTCGCCCCGCTGCGCCCGGTGGTGCGCCGTCTGCTCGACCACCCCGGACACTATGGCCGCCTCAACGTGCTGATCGGGGCCCGTACGCCTGAGGATCTGCTCTACGGGGAGGAACTGGAGCACTGGCGGCGCGCCTCCTCTCAGGTGGAGGTGACCGTCGACCGGCCCGGCCCTGGCTGGCGTGGCAGCGTGGGCGTGGTCACCACCCTGCTGGACCGGGTCGACTGGCGCCCGGATCGGACCGCCGCGCTGCTCTGCGGCCCCGAGGTGATGATCCGGCACACCGCCCGGGCGCTGCTCACCCGCGGCCTGCCCGCGCGTCGGATCCAGGTGTCACTGGAACGGAACATGCGCTGCGGCACCGGCCACTGCGGTCACTGCCAGCTCGGGCCCCTGCTGTTGTGCCGGGACGGCCCGGTGGTCGGCTACGACCGCGCCCGGCCCCTGCTCGCCGTCAGGGAGCTGTGA
- a CDS encoding Ni/Fe hydrogenase subunit alpha, giving the protein MSHRGSRVLRLDALARVEGEAALHLAVRDGTVTEAQLRIYEPPRFFEAFLVGRGHGEPPDITSRICGICPVAYQTTACQAIERACGVTVDVPLTELRRLLYYGEWIESQSLHIHLLHAPDFLGHPSAVELAREHPAAVERGLRIKQAGNTIMEQLGGRAIHPINVRVGGFYHVPTPAELVPLAERLRRAHDDALETVRWVAGFDFPDVAYDGPLLAMRDPGRYAIDSGTPAVMAAVAGSDGATPVRTLPVEEFERHVVEHQVPHSTALVSQLDGDHYLTGCLARYAISGRWLHPSALDAARAAGLGDPATGAVCRNPFRSIIVRAVEVAHAVAEALRIIDAYEPPSRSYVAVPPRPATGCAATEAPRGLLYHRYAMDADGTLTLARIVPPTAQNQAAIEDDLRRQVQSRLDGPGEPPGDEELTALCERAVRNHDPCISCSAHFLDLTVEHG; this is encoded by the coding sequence ATGAGCCACCGCGGATCCCGTGTGCTGCGACTGGACGCACTCGCCCGGGTGGAAGGGGAAGCGGCCCTCCACCTGGCCGTGCGCGACGGGACGGTCACCGAGGCGCAACTGCGGATCTACGAGCCGCCCCGCTTCTTCGAAGCGTTCCTGGTCGGCCGCGGCCACGGCGAACCACCCGACATCACCTCACGGATCTGCGGAATTTGCCCCGTCGCATACCAGACGACCGCATGCCAAGCCATCGAGCGGGCCTGCGGGGTGACGGTCGACGTACCACTCACGGAACTGCGGCGGCTGCTCTACTACGGCGAATGGATCGAGAGCCAGTCCCTGCACATCCACCTGCTGCACGCCCCCGACTTCCTCGGCCACCCCAGCGCCGTCGAACTCGCCCGCGAGCACCCCGCGGCCGTGGAGCGCGGCCTGCGGATCAAACAGGCGGGCAACACCATCATGGAGCAGCTCGGCGGCCGCGCCATCCACCCGATCAACGTCCGGGTGGGAGGCTTCTACCACGTGCCCACTCCGGCCGAACTCGTCCCGCTGGCCGAGCGGCTGCGCCGGGCCCATGACGACGCGCTGGAGACCGTGCGCTGGGTGGCCGGCTTCGACTTCCCCGACGTCGCGTACGACGGCCCGCTGCTGGCGATGCGCGACCCCGGCCGGTACGCCATCGACTCCGGAACCCCGGCCGTCATGGCCGCGGTGGCAGGCTCGGACGGCGCCACCCCCGTACGAACGCTTCCGGTAGAGGAGTTCGAGCGCCACGTGGTGGAACACCAGGTCCCCCACTCGACCGCCCTGGTGTCCCAACTGGACGGCGACCACTACCTGACCGGCTGCCTGGCCCGGTACGCGATCAGCGGACGGTGGCTCCACCCCTCGGCCCTCGACGCCGCGCGGGCGGCGGGACTCGGCGATCCGGCCACCGGCGCGGTGTGCCGCAATCCGTTCCGGAGCATCATCGTCCGCGCCGTCGAGGTCGCCCATGCCGTGGCCGAGGCGCTGCGGATCATCGACGCCTACGAGCCGCCCTCCCGGTCGTACGTCGCGGTGCCACCGCGCCCGGCGACCGGCTGCGCGGCCACCGAGGCGCCGCGCGGGCTGCTCTATCACCGATACGCCATGGACGCCGACGGCACCCTGACCCTGGCCCGGATCGTGCCGCCCACCGCGCAGAACCAGGCGGCCATCGAGGACGACCTGCGCCGCCAGGTGCAGTCCCGCCTGGACGGGCCGGGCGAGCCGCCCGGCGACGAGGAGCTGACCGCGCTGTGCGAGCGGGCCGTCCGCAACCACGACCCGTGCATCTCCTGCTCCGCGCACTTCCTGGACCTGACGGTGGAGCACGGATGA